A window of Leclercia adecarboxylata contains these coding sequences:
- a CDS encoding branched-chain amino acid ABC transporter substrate-binding protein: MNMKGKALLAGCIALAFSTMAQADIKVAVVGAMSGPVAQYGDQEFTGAEQAVADINAKGGIKGEKLQIVKYDDACDPKQAVAVANKVVNDGIKYVIGHLCSSSTQPASDIYEDEGILMITPAATAPELTSRGYKMVMRTTGLDSDQGPTAAKYIVDKVKPKRIAIVHDKQQYGEGLARSVQDNLKKSNANVVFFDGITAGEKDFSTLVARLKKENIDFVYYGGYHPEMGQILRQSRAAGLKTQFMGPEGVANVSLSNIAGESAEGLLVTKPKNYDQVPANKPIVDAIKAKKQDPSGAFVWTTYAALQTLQAGLNQSAEPADIATWLKANSVETVMGPLSWDEKGDLKGFEFGVFDWHANGTATDAK; encoded by the coding sequence ATGAATATGAAGGGTAAAGCCTTACTGGCAGGATGTATCGCGCTGGCATTCAGCACTATGGCTCAGGCGGATATCAAAGTGGCTGTGGTTGGCGCCATGTCCGGTCCGGTAGCGCAGTACGGTGATCAGGAGTTTACCGGTGCAGAGCAGGCGGTTGCCGACATTAATGCCAAAGGCGGTATCAAAGGCGAAAAGCTGCAGATCGTAAAATATGATGATGCCTGTGACCCGAAACAAGCGGTTGCGGTTGCCAACAAAGTGGTGAATGACGGCATCAAATACGTTATCGGCCATCTGTGCTCCTCTTCCACTCAGCCTGCGTCTGATATCTATGAAGACGAAGGCATTCTGATGATCACCCCTGCGGCCACCGCGCCGGAGCTGACCTCCCGTGGCTATAAGATGGTAATGCGTACCACCGGTCTGGACTCTGACCAGGGCCCAACTGCGGCGAAATACATCGTCGATAAAGTGAAGCCGAAGCGTATCGCCATTGTTCATGACAAGCAGCAGTACGGTGAAGGCCTGGCGCGTTCCGTGCAGGACAACCTGAAAAAATCGAACGCCAACGTGGTGTTCTTCGACGGTATCACCGCCGGTGAGAAAGACTTCTCTACCCTGGTGGCGCGTCTGAAGAAAGAGAACATCGATTTCGTTTACTACGGTGGCTACCACCCGGAAATGGGCCAGATCCTGCGTCAGTCTCGTGCGGCCGGTCTGAAAACCCAGTTCATGGGTCCGGAAGGCGTTGCCAACGTCTCCCTGTCTAACATCGCCGGTGAATCTGCTGAAGGGCTGCTGGTGACCAAGCCGAAGAACTACGATCAGGTTCCTGCCAACAAACCTATCGTAGATGCCATTAAGGCGAAGAAACAGGATCCAAGCGGTGCTTTCGTGTGGACCACCTACGCTGCGCTGCAAACCCTGCAGGCGGGCCTGAATCAGTCAGCTGAACCGGCTGATATCGCCACCTGGCTGAAAGCGAACTCCGTTGAAACCGTTATGGGGCCGCTGTCCTGGGATGAGAAGGGCGACCTGAAAGGCTTCGAGTTCGGCGTGTTTGACTGGCATGCCAACGGTACAGCGACTGACGCTAAATAA
- a CDS encoding DUF1145 family protein produces MPVLINLGRLLMIGVWAFLLLNLVHPFPRPMNIFVNVALIFTSFMHALQMVMLKNGMPKDGPKMTGWQQFRVFVFGVFELLVWMNKFKAQTKK; encoded by the coding sequence ATGCCGGTACTGATTAATCTGGGCCGTTTGCTGATGATTGGGGTCTGGGCATTTTTACTGCTTAACCTCGTCCACCCGTTCCCGCGCCCGATGAATATTTTCGTCAACGTGGCGCTGATTTTTACCTCGTTTATGCATGCCCTGCAGATGGTGATGCTGAAAAACGGTATGCCGAAAGACGGTCCAAAAATGACCGGCTGGCAGCAGTTCCGGGTCTTTGTTTTTGGCGTGTTTGAGCTGCTGGTGTGGATGAATAAGTTTAAGGCGCAGACTAAGAAGTAA
- the panM gene encoding aspartate 1-decarboxylase autocleavage activator PanM encodes MKLTIHRLETFSDQDHIDLNKIWPEYSPSSLNVDDTHRIYAARFNERLLGAVRVTLSGTQGALDSLRVREVTRRRGVGQYLIEEVIRDNPSVASWWMADVGVEDRGVMAAFMQALGFRAQSNGWEKR; translated from the coding sequence ATGAAACTGACCATCCACCGTCTGGAGACCTTTAGCGACCAGGATCATATCGACCTCAACAAGATCTGGCCGGAATATTCCCCCTCCTCACTCAACGTTGATGACACCCACCGCATTTATGCCGCGCGCTTTAACGAGCGACTGTTAGGCGCGGTCAGGGTGACGTTGAGCGGTACCCAGGGAGCGCTGGATTCCCTGCGCGTGCGCGAAGTCACCCGTCGTCGCGGCGTGGGGCAATATCTGATTGAAGAGGTGATTCGCGATAACCCGAGCGTGGCCTCGTGGTGGATGGCGGACGTGGGCGTGGAAGACAGGGGCGTGATGGCGGCCTTTATGCAGGCGCTGGGGTTTAGGGCGCAGAGTAACGGGTGGGAGAAGCGTTAA
- the livH gene encoding high-affinity branched-chain amino acid ABC transporter permease LivH, protein MSEQFLYFLQQMFNGVTLGSTYALIAIGYTMVYGIIGMINFAHGEVYMIGSYVSFMIIAALMMMGIDSSWLLVAAGFVGAIIIASAYGWSIERVAYRPVRSSKRLIALISAIGMSIFLQNYVSLTEGSRDVALPSLFNGQWIVGASENFSASITTMQLVIWIVTFLAMLALTLFIRYSRMGRACRACAEDLKMASLLGINTDRVIALTFVIGAAMAAVAGVLLGQFYGVINPYIGFMAGMKAFTAAVLGGIGSIPGAMIGGLILGVAEALSSAYLSTEYKDVVSFALLILVLLVMPTGILGRPEVEKV, encoded by the coding sequence ATGTCCGAGCAGTTTCTCTATTTTCTGCAGCAGATGTTTAACGGCGTTACGCTGGGAAGCACCTATGCACTGATCGCCATCGGCTACACGATGGTGTACGGCATTATCGGCATGATTAACTTCGCCCACGGCGAGGTGTATATGATCGGCAGTTATGTCTCCTTTATGATTATCGCCGCGTTGATGATGATGGGGATCGACAGCAGCTGGCTGCTGGTGGCCGCCGGATTTGTCGGGGCGATTATCATTGCCAGCGCCTACGGCTGGAGTATCGAACGGGTGGCCTACCGCCCGGTGCGTAGCTCCAAGCGTCTGATTGCGCTGATCTCCGCGATTGGTATGTCCATCTTCCTGCAAAACTACGTCAGCCTTACCGAAGGGTCGCGCGACGTGGCGCTGCCAAGCCTGTTTAACGGCCAGTGGATTGTGGGTGCCAGCGAGAACTTCTCGGCGTCGATTACCACCATGCAGCTGGTGATCTGGATTGTAACCTTCCTCGCCATGCTGGCGCTCACCCTGTTCATCCGCTACTCCCGTATGGGCCGCGCCTGCCGCGCCTGTGCGGAAGACCTGAAAATGGCGAGCCTGCTCGGCATCAACACCGACCGCGTGATCGCCCTGACCTTCGTGATTGGTGCGGCGATGGCGGCGGTGGCCGGTGTTCTGCTCGGCCAGTTCTACGGCGTTATCAACCCGTACATCGGCTTTATGGCCGGGATGAAGGCCTTCACCGCAGCGGTACTGGGCGGTATCGGCAGTATTCCGGGCGCGATGATCGGCGGCCTGATTCTGGGCGTGGCCGAAGCGCTCTCCTCTGCCTACCTGAGTACCGAATATAAAGATGTGGTGTCGTTTGCCCTGCTGATTCTGGTTCTGCTGGTTATGCCTACCGGTATTCTGGGTCGTCCGGAGGTAGAGAAAGTATGA
- the ftsE gene encoding cell division ATP-binding protein FtsE: MIRFEHVSKAYLGGRQALQGVTFHLQPGEMAFLTGHSGAGKSTLLKLICGIERPSAGKIWFSGHDISRLKNREVPFLRRQIGMIFQDHHLLMDRTVFDNVAIPLIIAGASGDDIRRRVSAALDKVGLLDKAKNFPIQLSGGEQQRVGIARAVVNKPAVLLADEPTGNLDEALSEGILRLFEEFNRVGVTVLMATHDMGLISRRSYRMLTLSDGHLHGGLGE, from the coding sequence ATGATTCGCTTTGAACACGTCAGCAAGGCCTATCTCGGTGGGAGACAAGCGCTGCAGGGAGTCACTTTCCACCTGCAGCCGGGCGAGATGGCATTTCTGACCGGCCACTCTGGCGCGGGGAAAAGTACCCTGCTCAAGCTTATCTGCGGGATCGAACGGCCAAGCGCCGGGAAAATCTGGTTCAGCGGCCATGACATCAGCCGCCTGAAAAACCGCGAAGTGCCGTTCCTGCGTCGGCAGATCGGCATGATTTTCCAGGATCACCATCTGCTGATGGACCGCACGGTATTCGACAACGTGGCGATCCCGCTGATTATCGCGGGTGCCAGCGGGGATGATATTCGTCGTCGCGTGTCGGCGGCGCTGGATAAGGTCGGGCTGCTGGACAAAGCGAAGAACTTCCCTATCCAGCTCTCCGGTGGTGAACAGCAGCGCGTCGGCATTGCCCGCGCGGTAGTGAACAAACCGGCGGTGCTGCTGGCGGATGAACCGACCGGTAACCTGGACGAGGCGCTTTCCGAAGGGATCCTGCGTCTGTTTGAGGAGTTTAACCGCGTGGGCGTGACGGTACTGATGGCGACGCACGACATGGGGCTTATCTCCCGTCGTTCGTACCGCATGCTGACGCTCAGCGACGGGCATTTGCACGGAGGCCTCGGTGAATAA
- the rpoH gene encoding RNA polymerase sigma factor RpoH, with protein sequence MTKEMQTLALAPVGNLESYIRAANTWPMLTAEEEKELAEKLHYQGDLEAAKTLILSHLRFVVHVARNYAGYGLPQADLIQEGNIGLMKAVRRFNPEVGVRLVSFAVHWIKAEIHEYVLRNWRIVKVATTKAQRKLFFNLRKTKQRLGWFNQDEVEMVARELGVSSKDVREMESRMAAQDMTFDMSSDDDASDSQPMAPVLYLQDKSSNFADGIEDDNWEEQAANKLTYAMEGLDERSQDIIRARWLDEDNKSTLQELADRYGVSAERVRQLEKNAMKKLRAAIEA encoded by the coding sequence ATGACCAAAGAAATGCAAACTTTAGCTTTAGCCCCTGTTGGTAACCTGGAATCTTACATCCGGGCCGCTAACACCTGGCCGATGTTGACGGCTGAGGAAGAAAAGGAGCTTGCTGAAAAGCTGCATTACCAGGGCGATCTGGAAGCAGCTAAGACGCTGATCCTGTCTCACCTGCGCTTTGTTGTTCACGTTGCTCGTAATTACGCGGGCTACGGCCTGCCGCAGGCAGACCTGATCCAGGAAGGTAACATCGGCCTGATGAAGGCGGTGCGTCGCTTCAACCCGGAAGTGGGTGTGCGTCTGGTCTCCTTTGCCGTGCACTGGATCAAAGCGGAAATCCACGAATACGTGCTGCGTAACTGGCGTATCGTGAAGGTCGCCACCACCAAAGCACAGCGTAAGCTGTTCTTTAACCTGCGTAAAACCAAGCAGCGTCTGGGCTGGTTCAACCAGGACGAAGTGGAAATGGTTGCGCGCGAGCTGGGTGTTTCCAGCAAAGACGTGCGTGAGATGGAATCGCGAATGGCCGCGCAGGACATGACCTTTGATATGTCCTCCGACGATGACGCCTCCGACAGCCAGCCGATGGCCCCGGTCCTGTACCTGCAGGATAAATCGTCTAACTTTGCTGACGGCATTGAAGACGACAACTGGGAAGAGCAGGCCGCCAACAAGCTGACCTATGCAATGGAAGGCCTCGACGAGCGTAGCCAGGATATCATCCGTGCCCGCTGGCTGGACGAAGACAACAAGTCCACCCTGCAGGAGCTGGCCGATCGCTACGGTGTCTCCGCTGAACGTGTACGTCAGCTTGAAAAGAACGCCATGAAAAAACTTCGCGCCGCTATCGAAGCCTAA
- the rsmD gene encoding 16S rRNA (guanine(966)-N(2))-methyltransferase, with the protein MKKPNRAAMGQIRIIGGQWRGRKLPVPDSPGLRPTTDRVRETLFNWLAPSMVDARCLDCFAGSGALGIEALSRYAASATLLEMDRSVAQQLQQNLVTLKAAHARVVNTNSLAFLAQAGTPHDVVFVDPPFRKGLLEETLTLLENNGWLANDALIYVESEVENGLPPVPAHWDLHREKVAGQVAYRLYHRQSQGETDAGTD; encoded by the coding sequence ATGAAGAAACCCAACCGTGCTGCCATGGGCCAGATCCGCATTATCGGCGGCCAGTGGCGAGGCCGTAAACTTCCCGTCCCGGACAGCCCCGGCCTGCGCCCGACTACCGACCGCGTCCGTGAGACGCTGTTTAACTGGCTGGCACCTTCAATGGTAGATGCCCGCTGCCTGGACTGCTTCGCCGGAAGCGGTGCGCTCGGCATCGAAGCCCTGTCGCGCTATGCCGCCAGCGCCACGCTGCTGGAGATGGATCGCAGCGTCGCCCAGCAGCTGCAGCAAAACCTCGTTACGCTGAAAGCCGCGCACGCCCGCGTCGTTAACACCAACTCGCTCGCGTTTCTGGCCCAGGCGGGCACGCCGCACGATGTGGTGTTTGTCGATCCGCCGTTTCGCAAAGGGCTGCTGGAAGAGACGTTAACCTTACTGGAAAACAACGGCTGGCTGGCGAATGATGCGCTAATCTACGTCGAGAGCGAGGTAGAAAACGGTTTACCGCCGGTGCCTGCCCACTGGGATCTGCACCGGGAAAAAGTCGCCGGACAGGTCGCCTATCGTCTTTATCACCGTCAATCACAAGGAGAGACTGATGCCGGTACTGATTAA
- the ftsY gene encoding signal recognition particle-docking protein FtsY, whose protein sequence is MAKEKKRGFFSWLGFGQKEQETEQQNEEQQQAIVEQPQPETPVETVADVEAEEHAHSQQETEAFAEEVVEVTEQVQESEKPQPVESEPVAVEPEPVAVEPEPVAVAVEEIVEPEPEAEPVQAVEHEELPLPEAIAEQIEEVIPEEYLPESEEEAISDEELEAQALAAAAAEEAAIVVPVAREDEPVEEIAQEQEKPTKEGFFARLKRSLIKTKENLGSGFISLFRGKKIDDDLFEELEEQLLIADVGVETTRKIISSLTESASRKQLRDAEALYGLLKEEMGEILAKVDEPLNIEGKMPFVILMVGVNGVGKTTTIGKLARQFEQQGKSVMLAAGDTFRAAAVEQLQVWGQRNNIPVIAQHTGADSASVIFDAIQAAKARNVDVLIADTAGRLQNKSHLMEELKKIVRVMKKLDEDAPHEIMLTIDASTGQNAISQAKLFHEAVGLTGITLTKLDGTAKGGVIFSVADQFGIPIRYIGVGERIEDLRPFKSGDFIEALFARED, encoded by the coding sequence ATGGCAAAAGAGAAAAAACGTGGCTTCTTTTCCTGGCTGGGATTTGGTCAAAAAGAGCAGGAAACCGAGCAGCAGAACGAAGAACAGCAGCAGGCGATCGTTGAACAACCTCAGCCTGAAACCCCTGTTGAAACCGTCGCTGACGTAGAAGCAGAAGAACACGCCCACAGCCAGCAAGAGACTGAAGCCTTTGCTGAAGAGGTGGTTGAGGTCACTGAGCAGGTTCAGGAGAGCGAAAAACCGCAGCCGGTCGAGTCAGAGCCGGTTGCCGTAGAACCTGAGCCTGTCGCCGTTGAGCCTGAGCCGGTTGCCGTGGCCGTGGAAGAGATTGTCGAGCCCGAGCCTGAAGCCGAGCCTGTGCAGGCGGTTGAGCACGAAGAGTTACCGCTGCCGGAAGCGATCGCCGAACAGATTGAAGAGGTCATCCCGGAAGAGTACCTGCCAGAGTCCGAAGAAGAGGCAATCAGCGACGAAGAGCTGGAAGCGCAGGCGCTGGCGGCCGCGGCGGCAGAAGAGGCGGCGATCGTCGTTCCGGTCGCTCGAGAGGACGAGCCGGTCGAAGAGATTGCCCAGGAGCAGGAAAAACCGACCAAAGAAGGGTTCTTCGCCCGTCTGAAACGCAGCCTGATCAAAACCAAAGAGAACCTCGGTTCCGGATTTATCAGCCTGTTCCGCGGCAAGAAAATCGACGATGATCTCTTTGAAGAGCTGGAAGAGCAGCTCCTGATTGCCGACGTTGGCGTGGAAACCACCCGCAAAATCATCAGCAGCCTGACCGAGAGCGCCAGCCGTAAACAGCTGCGCGACGCCGAAGCGCTGTACGGCCTGCTGAAAGAAGAGATGGGCGAAATCCTCGCAAAAGTTGACGAACCGCTTAATATTGAAGGCAAAATGCCTTTTGTTATTCTGATGGTCGGCGTTAACGGCGTGGGGAAAACCACCACCATCGGCAAGCTGGCGCGTCAGTTTGAGCAGCAGGGCAAATCGGTGATGCTGGCCGCGGGGGATACCTTCCGTGCCGCCGCCGTTGAGCAGCTGCAGGTGTGGGGCCAGCGCAACAATATTCCGGTGATTGCTCAGCACACCGGCGCAGACTCCGCATCGGTGATTTTCGACGCCATTCAGGCGGCGAAAGCGCGTAATGTTGATGTCCTGATTGCCGATACCGCAGGGCGTTTGCAGAATAAATCGCACCTGATGGAAGAACTGAAGAAGATCGTCCGCGTCATGAAGAAGCTGGACGAAGATGCACCGCATGAAATTATGCTGACTATTGATGCCAGCACCGGGCAGAACGCCATCAGCCAGGCGAAGCTGTTCCATGAAGCGGTAGGGCTGACCGGGATCACGCTGACCAAGCTGGATGGCACCGCGAAAGGTGGGGTGATCTTCTCGGTGGCGGACCAGTTTGGTATTCCTATCCGTTACATCGGTGTTGGCGAACGTATCGAGGATTTACGTCCGTTTAAATCGGGCGACTTTATTGAGGCACTTTTTGCCCGAGAGGATTAA
- a CDS encoding high-affinity branched-chain amino acid ABC transporter permease LivM: MKPMHFAMALLSAAMFFVLAGVFMGVQLQLSGTKLVVDSASDIRWQWVFVGTAVVFFFQLLRPLFQKTLKNVSGPKFVLPAIDGSTVKQKLFLVALLVAAVAWPFVVSRGTVDIATLTMIYVILGLGLNVVVGLSGLLVLGYGGFYAIGAYTFALLNHYYGLGFWTCLPLAGLVSAAAGFLLGFPVLRLRGDYLAIVTLGFGEIVRILLLNNTEVTGGPNGISQIPKPTFFGLEFSRSAREGGWDTFSNFFGVKYDPSDRVIWLYLVALLLVVITLFVINRLLRMPLGRAWEALREDEIACRSLGLNPTRIKLTAFTISAAFAGFAGTLFAARQGFVSPESFTFAESAFVLAIVVLGGMGSQFAVILAAILLVVSRELMRDFNEYSMLMLGGLMVLMMIWRPQGLLPMTRPQLKLKRTQAKGEQA; encoded by the coding sequence ATGAAACCGATGCATTTTGCTATGGCGCTGCTTTCGGCGGCGATGTTCTTCGTGCTGGCGGGCGTCTTTATGGGCGTGCAGCTGCAGCTGAGCGGCACAAAGCTGGTGGTGGATTCCGCGTCTGACATCCGCTGGCAGTGGGTGTTTGTCGGCACCGCGGTGGTCTTCTTCTTCCAGCTGCTGCGTCCTCTGTTCCAGAAGACGCTGAAAAACGTCTCCGGGCCGAAATTCGTTCTGCCAGCCATCGACGGCTCAACGGTGAAGCAGAAGCTGTTCCTGGTGGCGCTGCTGGTGGCTGCCGTGGCGTGGCCGTTTGTGGTCTCACGCGGCACGGTGGATATCGCCACCCTGACCATGATTTACGTGATCCTCGGCCTCGGCCTGAACGTGGTGGTGGGGCTCTCTGGCCTGCTGGTGCTGGGCTACGGCGGCTTCTACGCCATCGGCGCCTATACGTTTGCCCTGCTGAACCACTATTACGGTCTCGGCTTCTGGACCTGCCTGCCGCTGGCGGGGCTGGTCTCTGCGGCTGCGGGCTTCCTGCTTGGCTTCCCGGTGCTGCGCCTGCGCGGTGACTATCTGGCGATTGTGACCTTAGGCTTCGGCGAAATCGTCCGTATCCTGCTGCTTAACAACACCGAAGTGACCGGCGGCCCGAACGGCATCAGCCAGATCCCGAAACCGACCTTCTTCGGTCTGGAGTTCAGCCGTTCCGCCCGTGAAGGCGGCTGGGATACCTTCAGCAACTTCTTCGGCGTGAAGTACGATCCCTCCGACCGCGTGATTTGGCTCTATCTGGTGGCGCTGCTGCTGGTGGTCATCACCCTGTTTGTGATTAACCGTCTGCTGCGCATGCCGCTGGGGCGTGCGTGGGAAGCGCTGCGTGAAGATGAGATCGCCTGCCGCTCCCTGGGCCTGAACCCGACCCGCATCAAGCTGACCGCCTTTACCATTAGCGCCGCGTTCGCCGGTTTTGCCGGAACGCTGTTTGCCGCGCGCCAGGGCTTCGTCAGCCCGGAATCCTTCACCTTTGCAGAGTCCGCGTTCGTGCTGGCCATCGTGGTGCTGGGCGGGATGGGCTCGCAGTTTGCGGTTATCCTCGCGGCTATCCTGCTGGTGGTCTCCCGTGAGCTAATGCGCGACTTTAACGAATACAGCATGCTGATGCTTGGTGGGTTGATGGTACTGATGATGATCTGGCGTCCGCAGGGCTTGCTGCCGATGACCCGTCCACAGCTGAAACTGAAACGCACGCAGGCGAAAGGAGAGCAGGCATGA
- the ftsX gene encoding permease-like cell division protein FtsX, producing MNKRDAMNQMRQFGSKLDRFRKSAGGPGDGNRNAPKRSKSAPKPNSRKTNVFNEQVRYAFQGALQDLKSKPFATFLTVMVIAISLTLPSVCYMVYKNVNEAASQYYPTPQITVYLDKSLDDNAAAQVVGQLQAEQGVEKVNYLSREDALGEFRNWSGFGGALDMLEENPLPAVAVVIPKLDFQGTESLNTLRDRVSRINGIDEVRMDDSWFARLTALTGLVGRVAAMIGLLMVAAVFLVIGNSVRLSIFARRDTINVQKLIGATDGFILRPFLYGGALLGFAGAFLSLILSEILVMRLSAAVTDVAQVFGTKFNISGLSFDECLLLLLVCSMIGWIAAWLATVQHLRHFTPD from the coding sequence GTGAATAAGCGTGACGCAATGAACCAGATGCGGCAGTTTGGCAGCAAACTCGACCGTTTTCGTAAATCGGCAGGCGGTCCGGGGGACGGCAACCGCAATGCGCCGAAGCGCAGTAAATCTGCGCCTAAACCCAACTCGCGTAAGACTAACGTCTTTAACGAGCAGGTGCGTTACGCCTTCCAGGGCGCGCTGCAGGATCTGAAAAGCAAACCTTTCGCCACCTTCCTGACGGTGATGGTTATCGCCATCTCCCTGACCCTGCCCAGCGTCTGCTACATGGTCTACAAAAACGTCAACGAGGCGGCGTCACAGTACTATCCAACCCCGCAGATCACCGTCTATCTCGATAAATCCCTCGACGATAACGCCGCGGCGCAGGTGGTAGGGCAGCTGCAGGCCGAGCAGGGCGTCGAGAAGGTGAACTACCTGTCCCGGGAAGATGCGCTGGGCGAGTTCCGCAACTGGTCCGGGTTTGGCGGCGCGCTGGATATGCTGGAAGAGAACCCGCTGCCGGCGGTAGCGGTAGTGATCCCGAAACTGGATTTTCAGGGCACCGAGTCGCTGAACACCCTGCGCGATCGCGTCTCCCGCATTAACGGCATTGACGAAGTGCGCATGGACGACAGCTGGTTTGCCCGTCTGACGGCGCTGACCGGCCTGGTCGGGCGCGTGGCGGCGATGATTGGCCTACTGATGGTGGCCGCGGTGTTCCTTGTGATCGGCAACAGCGTGCGCCTGAGCATCTTCGCCCGTCGTGACACCATTAACGTGCAGAAGCTGATTGGCGCCACCGACGGTTTCATCCTGCGTCCGTTCCTTTATGGCGGCGCGCTGCTCGGTTTTGCCGGCGCATTTCTTTCACTGATTTTGTCAGAAATTTTGGTGATGCGCCTTTCCGCTGCGGTCACCGATGTGGCGCAGGTTTTCGGAACTAAGTTCAATATCAGTGGCTTATCCTTCGATGAGTGCCTGTTGCTGCTGCTGGTTTGCTCCATGATTGGCTGGATTGCCGCCTGGTTAGCAACGGTGCAACATTTACGTCACTTTACCCCTGACTAA
- the livK gene encoding high-affinity branched-chain amino acid ABC transporter substrate-binding protein LivK → MKRNAKALLAGMVALAVSQAAMAEDIKVAVVGALSGPVAQWGDMEFNGARQAIKDINAKGGIKGDKLVAVEYDDACDPKQAVAVANKIVNDGIQYVIGHLCSSSTQPASDIYEDEGILMITPGATNPELTQRGYQYIMRTAGLDSSQGPTAAKYILESVKPQRIAIIHDKQQYGEGLARSVQDGLKKGGANVVFFDGITAGEKDFSALLARLQKENIDFVYYGGYYPEMGQMLRQARAIGLKTQFMGPEGVGNASLSNIAGDAGEGMLVTMPKRYDQDPANKAIVDALKAEKKDASGPYVWITYAAVQSLATAMDRTGSKAPQDLIKDLKAHGADTVIGPLNWDEKGDLKGFEFGVFKWHADGSSSAAK, encoded by the coding sequence ATGAAAAGGAACGCGAAAGCATTACTCGCGGGGATGGTTGCACTGGCCGTTTCGCAGGCAGCCATGGCGGAAGATATTAAAGTTGCCGTAGTAGGTGCGTTATCTGGCCCGGTTGCCCAATGGGGTGATATGGAGTTCAATGGCGCGCGCCAGGCAATTAAAGACATCAACGCCAAAGGCGGCATCAAAGGCGACAAGCTGGTTGCCGTGGAATATGACGATGCCTGCGACCCGAAACAGGCCGTTGCCGTTGCCAACAAAATTGTTAACGATGGCATTCAGTATGTGATTGGCCACCTCTGCTCCTCCTCCACCCAGCCAGCGTCCGATATCTATGAGGACGAAGGCATTCTGATGATCACGCCAGGCGCCACTAACCCGGAACTGACCCAGCGCGGCTATCAGTACATCATGCGTACCGCCGGGCTCGACTCTTCACAGGGGCCAACCGCCGCGAAATACATCCTCGAAAGCGTTAAGCCGCAGCGTATTGCCATCATTCACGATAAGCAGCAGTACGGCGAGGGGCTGGCCCGCTCCGTCCAGGACGGCCTGAAGAAAGGCGGCGCTAACGTGGTCTTCTTCGACGGCATTACCGCGGGCGAAAAAGACTTCTCCGCGCTGCTGGCGCGTCTGCAAAAAGAGAATATCGACTTCGTTTACTACGGTGGTTACTACCCGGAAATGGGGCAGATGCTGCGCCAGGCGCGCGCTATCGGCCTGAAAACCCAGTTTATGGGGCCGGAAGGGGTGGGTAACGCCTCGCTGTCGAACATTGCGGGCGATGCGGGCGAAGGCATGCTGGTGACGATGCCAAAACGCTATGACCAGGATCCGGCGAACAAAGCTATCGTAGATGCGCTGAAAGCCGAAAAGAAAGACGCAAGTGGTCCGTACGTCTGGATCACCTATGCCGCCGTACAGTCTCTGGCCACCGCCATGGATCGTACCGGCAGCAAAGCGCCGCAGGATCTGATTAAAGATTTAAAAGCACACGGGGCAGATACCGTGATTGGGCCGCTGAACTGGGATGAGAAAGGCGATCTGAAGGGATTTGAGTTTGGTGTCTTTAAGTGGCACGCCGACGGTTCGTCCTCGGCCGCCAAATAA
- a CDS encoding DUF2500 domain-containing protein translates to MSKMPLFFIIVLAIIVVAASFRFVQQRREKADNDAAPLLQKRVVSNKREKALNDRRSRQQQVTPAGTTMRYEASFKPENGGLEMTFRLEEKQYHQLTVGDKGLLSYKGSRFEGFDPAP, encoded by the coding sequence ATGAGCAAGATGCCGCTCTTTTTTATTATCGTGCTGGCGATTATCGTCGTTGCAGCGTCATTTCGCTTTGTACAGCAGCGCCGTGAAAAGGCTGATAACGACGCCGCACCGCTGCTGCAAAAGCGGGTGGTGAGCAATAAACGGGAAAAAGCCCTCAACGACAGGCGCTCGCGCCAGCAGCAGGTGACGCCTGCCGGGACGACGATGCGCTATGAAGCGAGCTTTAAGCCGGAAAACGGCGGCCTGGAGATGACGTTTCGCCTTGAAGAGAAGCAATACCATCAGCTGACGGTGGGGGATAAAGGGCTGTTGAGTTACAAGGGATCGCGGTTTGAGGGGTTTGATCCGGCACCGTAA